aaaaattatatatatatagtaaatgtctcatactgcagctttaatggtAGAATAATGAGTGATGAATTTTACATGCACTAATTCTACTGACCCAATGTCCCTTAATCACACCAGGCGCCACGATGGACGTCAGAAGTGAGGGATGGGAGTATTGAGCAGAGCAacttaaattgttttccaaagctGTTATTGCCAGTTTAGTCATGGCCCCTACGTGTTCCAGTCTAGCTAAgttgtctgtgaacgtaacaGACCGGGTTGAGGCTCATAGACGGCTATATTTACAAAAGTCGGAATTAACTAGCTAAGAAACCGAGCCAAACCTTCTCCCTCCTGACATGCTGATCAAATTGCAAGCTTTGCCTGAATCACACCATGGAGTTCTGGAGAGTGTGACCATGTGCAAAAggtcaatactttttttttattagcaaaagCCCACCTCTGGTGTAATGGCTTTGTTAGCTTGAGATAGTTTTCTTAATTGGGGTCACACCTGCAGCTGTGTTACGGCATCACCTCAAAAACACTGCTTCCTTAAATGAACTTCCTCAAGGCTAGTTCATCTGATACAATTTCAAGATGCTTAGAGGTGCCACCTTCATCTGTTGGAGCATTCATATGTTAGCATAAAGAAACGACTCTTGAAACATGAGCTAAAAGACCATttagaggagaagaagaagaagctaatACTCTAAAGGCAATATGAAAAGCCAGGCTAGCAAATACAAGCTTACAACATGTCTTATGATTATTGTTTAGCCACAATGTTTGCTAGCTAGCTGGCTTGCTTCGCTCTATCTAGCTAACTACCCATCTATCTTCATTGTAGCTAGCTCTGTTAGATTTAGTGGTTAGGGTTATCTAGCTTTGCTTTAGCTATCTATCTAGCTAACTCTGTAGGTCTGTCTATTACAAAGACAGCTATGTTTTTTAGAAAGTCAGCTAAGAACTACTTATGGATGGTTTTCTGACTTACAAAGTTaatattttgcttgtttatatattatttattacctCATTCCTATTACATAACTTTGCCTTCCACTTGGATACCTTCACAACTCGTATGAAAGCTCTTCAGAAGAAAATTTACTTCCATCATGTGTGCCACACCATAAATATTCAGCGGTGCACGCAAGacatttgtgaatattttcctcATCTTATATTTGGccaaaaaagctaataaaacatgtttttgggTTATGCAAGCAAAGTCCAAAATCAGGAATGAACTGCATCCAAACTCATGGAATGGGAGCCCTCCTGGGGACTTTATGGGATCTGCTCTGTACCTTGAGGACCACAAATTATCTTTGTTGCGGTAACGTTTTTTTCTAGAAGCGGAtcaaaaaaaatgtatactCCAGAACCAAGTTTTTAGATTTGCAGCTTTCAGTTACATCCCGGCCCACTCACCAGATGTGTGAGAAATTGTAAAACTCCAattcagttttatatatatatatatatatatatatatatatatatatatatattatatatatatatatctgtttttaaatgtaaagattAGCAGAAATACTGGCAATGGTGTCAGGGAGGTGACACCAAAGGAGAGTACAGTACAAAAATAAGTTGACTGAGAAGAGGTTTTTATAGGCACCATGTTGCGATGGGAAAGGAAGTGGTTTCATTCTTTTCTTGTCACTGTGTGATCAGTTTACAAGACACAAGGTAAGTTCAAAGATCTCCAGGGCCTGAAATTCTTCTCCCTCTGCTGTATTGTCTTTCCTCGACAGTAAATCTTTTGGCGGTCCTTGCAGAAAAATTCAGCACAACCCATTTTCCTCACATTTTGGAAGAAATAGATTCATATTTGATTGTGAGATTAAGGGGTCAGGGGAAACTCTGGTACTGGGATGAGCTTTTTATTGGTAAACTAATACAGAGATGTgcagatttatttgaaatttatgaggcttttttttcatttcattgtttaaatatttatagctTATGGATTTTTACTTGGTCTAAATCCGCATTTCCTTCTGAAATGTAAAGCCTAGGGGATGGCATGGTTTTGGCTTTTTGGGGTTTCTTGTAAAAAGGATGTGGATAagacttaatttatttttttatttttttattcatgaggAACTGTTTGGACTTTTTGTATCCCTGTGGTATACTAATGTCCTTTTAAATTTAGAAGAGGCAAGACATACAAGTTTACTGTCATGGCAATGGAGATGCAACAAACGTTCAGTAAAATCGtctgaagatgtttttctttgttgaagTTCCCGATTGTACTCACACGAATCGATCTCAACCCAGGTGCATATCAtgattctttttacttttatttatttattcatttattttataaaagtgcaGGTAATGGTCCTCTGTCtacaaggttttgtttttttttagctcttctGAACAGATGCTATTAATAAGAGAAAAGACATGACATGATCCTTAAGCTCTGCCAATATGCAGCTTGCTGTAAACGGGTAACATGTCTTCCAGACAAAACAGCAGACTGTAAGAACCGGTCTCAATGACATTTGCAGGCAGATTGAGGATAAAATGCTTCACATGGCATCATCGTCGGTTGTCAtgtaacctaaaaaaaaaaaaactgagggaAGCTGTTTCCAGTCACGAGGAAGAGGTCATTCATCACATCAGGCTTCTCTATCCATTTTCAGTCATCTGTCATCACTCAACTGCTGAAGAGACTCATTACAAGGTTTTCCCACGCTGCGGCAGGAGCTTGTTGCTCCAAATCAGGGTGTTGTCGTTGTCCAGGTGTTagaagatgcaaaaaaaaaaaacttgtgggTGCATCAGTGAATGGAGTGAActaggattttgttttattaattttttaatttttttatttatttttcccctcctgTAATTGTAAGTTCTGCTGAATCAAAACAGCTGAGATTTCTCCACACTAGCGTGAAATCCATAAAAGACGCTGACGTGCCAGCACAGCTGTGGATTCTTTTGTCTTGAGACATTTTTAGGGATGCGTagcattttccagaaaaaaaaaacccaaaacctttttcttgaaaggtattttttattatgtgtttgtggtttgttttgacATTGATCGCCCCAAATATCGTTCACTGTAGTCTGTAGATGAACACAACCTGTGTAGACATAGTAGAAATCTAATGATTCACTCTGAACAACATCTGTGAGAAGAAATTACCATGTGGACAATCCAGATAAAAATCTTTTCCTTCCTAACTTATTTGTCTGTCACTTGTTGCAAAATTAAATCTCATTAAAACGTAGCTCGGCGTCTTGAGTTGCTTTACATACTGTCATACTGTTTGAAcgtctttcattttcttttttgctttgacTTCTGAAAATTAGCCGGCGACaattcagaaatgttgtttaGAGATATGTTTGTCAAgctgaacataatttttttcaagcaTTTGTCAGTGAAAACGACTTGCTCCTTCAGTGTAGTTTTTGAAAATGGCAAAAGAGGGAGACTTTTGTCTTTTGGAAAGATTTCAATTCTGCTTTTTTCAATTGCTTCGGTGTATTTCTCTGATCAGAATTGAAATTGTCATCAGTGCTACTTCAACCTCTGCTATTCGACAATAGACTGGTACCACGTCAATCAGCTTACTCATTAATAAATGCTGAATAGTCATTCCCTATATAACAAAAAGGCAATAATTTATAATTGTAGTGTGCCTGTAGGATTAGCAAAGCCGTTCATTCAGTCCTTGTTGGTCACGCTTCCAGATATTGAGTCAACATGAACAGCCGCCTCGATGAGTTTGATGCATCTCTGTTCGCAGTGGGGGATAGTTGATTAAAGCGCAGGCAAATTCTCATTAGCTTCATAGCGTCAAACTCAATAGCTGAGTGTCTAGAACCTCTGTACAAAGCAAAGCGCagaacaaggggctggttttttACCAGACTATTGTTTCTATTATTCTCTACTGTGCAGTTATAATGCTTTTATTGTACTGACAAATTAACTTAATTGCACTTTCCCTTTGGTCTTTTCAGACTGTCCTCGTGGATTGCCCCTCAAGCCAGAGGTCCATACAGATATTCTTTTTCATCCGTACCTTGCCTACCTTGCCCATCTATCATGGGCTCACAAAGTCTTCTGGGCTGCCTTCTTCTGTTTACTTTGATGAGTTTATCAACTGCTGGGCTTGTCAGGAAAGTCCTCCGCCATCGACGACAGACTCTTTCTCCCCATACAGAACACAATGCCACCCTTCCCAGTGTAGGCCACCCAATGGTTTTCAGCCATGTTTATAACATCAACGTTCCTGCAAGTTCCCTGTGCTCGGTGGACCTGGAGGCATCAGAGGGCACACAAGTCCATCCCAAAGACGTAACGCCGGTCCCTCCAGGCCATCATGTCACCGAACATACGCTTAATGGGGAAAACCAGATTGTGTTCACCCATCGCATTAACATACCTCGGCAGGCCTGCGGTTGCACGGATGACTTTCCAGGCCTGAAGGACCTCGTGAGCCGCCTGGAGATGCTTGAAGGAGAGGTTTCAGCTTTGAGGGATCAATGCAGCAGTGAGCAGCTCACAGGTAGGAGTGTCACCCAGCAAAGAAATAGACTCCTGTATTTGTTGAAACTTCACACtgaaaacagcttttcaaaTATATCACGTAATCCCCTAGGTCTCCCCCAGTATGAAATACATCTGTTTGATTCATCTGTTTGGAGTGGTTTAGGTTTTATTGTGGGAGTGTAACTCTGTCTCTAAAGTACAGCCCAGCATCTcatgaattacattttaataaaccttGTGGTGAAATGTTGTGCCAATGTGATGAGATACTCTGCAAATCATTGATTTCttcatcctttttttctgtatagGTGAGTTGGGAACAAAACCATACTGCAATGGCCATGGAAACTACAGCGCTGAAACATGTGGTTGCATATGTGATCCTGGCTGGAGGGGACCCAACTGCACTGAGGCCGAGTGTCCTGGGAGATGCCAGGACCGTGGTCGCTGTGTGGACGGAAAATGTGTTTGCTATAAGGGCTTCGACGGACAAGATTGTGCCCTCGAGATCTGCCCTGAGGTGTGTGGAGCCCACGGCCACTGTGTGGGAGGTGTTTGTGTCTGTTCCGACGGTTTCTTTGGCGAAGACTGCTCTCAGAGCCGGTGCTTGAACAACTGCCTGGGCCGCGGTCGCTGTGAGGAGGGAGACTGCGTGTGTGACGAACCTTGGACTGGCTTTGACTGCTCCGAACTCATCTGTCCCAAAGACTGCTACGACCGCGGACGCTGCGTGAACGGCACCTGCCACTGCGATGAGGGCTTCAGCGGAGAGGACTGCGGAGAACACTCTTGCCCCAACAACTGCCGCGGCAATGGGTTTTGTGTTGACGGCAAATGTATTTGCACTGCCGGGTACAGTGGTGAAGATTGCTCTCAGCTCACCTGCCTGAATGACTGTAATGGCAGAGGAATGTGCTTCAATGGACTTTGCATCTGTGACTCTGGGTATCAAGGTGAGGACTGCAGCCAGCTTGCGTGTCTGAATAACTGCAACAACAGAGGTCAGTGCATCAATGGACGGTGTTCTTGTGATGTCGGGTTCCTTGGAGACGACTGCGGCGAGCTTTCCTGTCCGAACAACTGCCGGCTGAAGGGGCGCTGTGTCAACGGCCAGTGTGTCTGCGACGAAGGCTTTGCAGGTGAAGACTGTAGCGTGCGCATCTGCCCATCAAACTGCTATGGCCGTGGGGAGTGCATCAAAGGACGCTGCGTGTGCCATGTAGGCTTCGTCGGCGACGACTGCAGTCAACTGAGTTGCCCGAACAATTGCAGAGACCGCGGCCGTTGTGTCGATGGGCAATGCGTTTGCGACGAAGGGTTTAGCGGGGAAGACTGTGGCAAGAAAGCTTGTCCCAACGACTGCCTGGCACGCGGCCACTGTCTAGACGGCAAGTGCTTCTGTCAGGAGGGCTACACTGGAGATGACTGCTCTGTGCTGGCTTGTCCGGACAACTGCAACAACAGGGGGCGTTGCGTCAACGGGAGGTGTTTGTGTGAGAGTGGATATGAAGGGGAGAGCTGTGCAGACCTGAGCTGTATCAACAACTGCCATGATAAGGGCCGCTGTGTGAACGGCCAGTGCTTCTGCGATGAGGGGTACATCAGAGAGGACTGCTCCGAAGGTAAGAAGCTCCTAatgttaacacacacacagagaaggattctgctgttttactttttgaggGTTTCCATGTGTCAACTTGAAGAGAATATAAAATCATATTCAGGGTGATGTGACTTCCTTCTATTCTTGGTCACTACCCACTAAACTATTTTTGGTGAATGTAAAATAGGGTCTTGGTTTGTCGTTTTTGTCACACCACGTCTAGATTGTAGGTCTGCCACATAATGGATATTCGCCAACACACAGAGCATGAGAAaccatctgaaaacaaaaccacaacatcctttctttttttaaaaaaagaaaatttctatTCCAGTGTCTCCTCCTAAGACCCTGACTGTCGGGGACGTCAGCACCGAGACCGTGGACCTGTCCTGGAACAACGAGATGCTGGTCACAGAGTACCTCGTCACATACGTCCCCACCAGTCCCGGGGGTCTCCTCATGGAGTTCACCGTTCCTGGAGATAAAACTGCTGCCACTGTTAAAGAGCTCGAACCTGGCATCGAATACCTGATCAGCGTCTACGCGGTGCTGAGCAACAAGAGGAGCATTCCTGTCAGCGCACGAGTTGTTACAGGTCCATCACAATTTCTGCTGCGCTAACTATCTAAAACTCACAtttggggtaaaaaaaataaaaataaaaaggacttCACTGTTTCCCTCAATTTTGGCAGATCTCCCACAACCAGAAGGCTTAAGATTCAAGTCAGTGAGAGAAACCTCTGTCGAAGTTGTCTGGGACCAGCTGGACATTTCCTTTGACAGCTGGGAGATTTATTTCCGCAACACGGTTAGTGTGCCCGCCGCTTCTCTTAAGACTGCCCTTCCTGTTTAATAACCGTCACGGAAAAAGTGAGAGGCGATAAGCTGTGCCAGCTTTTTCAAAACTTCAGCATAAAAGATTTATGTCAGCGCTAACCATTAAATTTgctttgacatgaaaaaaaatttaaataataataaccctCACTTAGGGCAAATCTGTATGTCAGCTAAACCCGCTGCAAGGAATCTGAGCTAGACATGCTTTGAAGGAAAATGACTGCGCCGGCTGATAAGTCAGAGCTTTTGATTTTCTATCCTCTGTTGACTTGTATTCCCTTTTAAATAGGCTGTCCTTTTACTGACCTTTAAGTTTCTTCTGCTCCTTCGCCGTTAGATGCCTGCTTAGATTGAAGTTGTAGAAATCGGCATCAGCACCTTTTCACTTTGAATGATTAGTGAAAACTGATGTAGATCCACATAAAAAGAGCAGGTTGTTTGCAACCTTATGTTGCTGCGACACAAGATAACACAGATGCAAAAATTAGTGTAAGGGTAAAAAATGCTTGTGTCGTGTTCCCATGTGTGCTTGTCTTTAATTCCTTTTTGTGCTTCCCCGTCAAGCATCTCTATAAGTTATGAGTCCTTTGTACTCATCACATGAGAAACTGATATGAACTATTCAGTGGCTGCTGCAGTAATGAATTTAGGCTCATATTTGGTCTCTTTGCAGGATATTTTTTGGTTTATCCCATTGTTTCGCCTTTctctgcagaaagaagaaaacggAAAAGTGGTGAGCACTCTTCCGCCCTCCCAAACCGACTTCCTCCAGTCCGGGCTTGGACCGGGACAGGAGTATGAAGTCTCCATCAGCATCGTAAAGAACAACACCAGAGGGCCCCAAACATCCAAAACTGTCACTACCAGTAGGTTTCTTTAAGTCCTCATCAGTTAAAGCGTTTAATCATTCACTTTAGTGTTATAAAGAGCTCTCTGGCACTTTGTGAAAGTATTAAGTTACCAGCCGTCTTTAAAGGCTGACGAAAAGTAAACTGATGTTGAGTGAAATTCCATAATAATGAGAAGAATTACAACAGGAAATCTGTGTTGGTTCTGATTAGTTCACAAGGCTGCATCATACCTgtaatttttctcctttttagcCCCAATCATCTGTTAAGTGACTTTTTTATTGCTCCAATACCCAATACTAGATGTTATGAAATCCCTCCAAGACCCTTACGCAATGGTTGCATCCTGCCAGACCAAACATCTTCAGATGTGTGTCTGGCAAAGACATTTATGGTTTTGAAGGTCTGCGGTGAGGGGGAGCCCCCTGGATTCCTGGACCCCCACATTTCATAACCGATGTCATTTATTTGGGTAGGTTGAAACTTGACACAGATCCCAGAAAATGACTGATAAAAGAGAGCTCAAAGCTTTCGGAACGTAAACCTCCCAGAGGTTTTTTAAAACGTGGATctaaaaagaacagaggttaTCTCTACATATTACCACAGGAGATTTAGCAGGTAGTAAATATGAGGCTGGAGTGAAAGGGAATGACATTACATAACAGCATATCCCTTTTGGATCAGAGGTTTTCCTTCGTCTGCCAGAAGTCGAGTTAGGTCTAATTTCTGTTGACTTTTCTTGATTGTCGCTTTGGGAAGCGTAGCAGTGCATTTTGATGTATTGCACTGGAAAAGTTTGACAGAAACGGCAAAATTCAAAACGGCTTCCACAGTTTTGCACAAAAGATTTTACGCTTGTGTGACGTGATTTCGAAGAGTTAATGTGCTGGAGGTGGAGATGGAAACTTATTTGCCGAATAAGTTCTGAAGTATCAATCATTTGCCTTGGATGGCTGATCAGATTACAGCCATGGTTTATGTCAACATCTGACAAGATTCTGGTTGGTGTAACATTGTTGATTCTCTCCAACCCAGTAGATTGAAACACGCctaattcacattttctcacttttttttttgtgacattttaaaagtttgctcaaAATTCGCATGACAATTGGATGGAAAGATGCTTGGAAcgtcattaaacatttttaagatattttttctttcgattttgtttctttaaatactttgtttctatttcaaattgccaaaactttcatttctcCATCCTGACTCCCTGCCACAGAGATTGATAGTCCCCGTCAAGTGGAGGCGAAGGATGTCACGGACTCCTCGGCGCTGATCAGCTGGTATCTGCCGGTGGCGCCGGTGGACAGGGTCACCATGTTTTACATGCCCAGCTCCGACCCCTCAGACGAAACCACGGTGGACGTTTCCCCACCGGACAAACAGTACAACACCGACAATCTGAGGCCGGACACAGAGTACACTGTGTCGATCATCTCAAGGCGTGGAGAGGCAACCAGTGACCCTGTCACCACCACGTTTACTACAGGTGAgagtttggtaaaaaaaaataaaaaatgcttgatAGCAATCATATCCCATATGGTCATTTGACCCCTTAGCTGTCATGAGGACACCAGTGTCTTCATGGACACATTGACTAAAAACATGTAAGTGTTTTGGGAGTGACAGTTAAGGAGTGTTAAAGCAAGCTCtatgtttcagaaacaaacttcttctgtgcattttgtccatttttggaGCCAAATCAAAAAGGTAGTGATCTTACCATTTCAGCACTGCATGAAAGACAACAAGagcaagattttatttaaccGACGACTGAAGCTGGAAGTGTCAAGTTAGGTATAGGGTATACAGCCCATTCGTGGTTCAGCATTCACCtaaagcaggggtccccaaagtcggccCTTGAGGGCcagcctcctgcatgttttagttctctcgctggtttaatgcacctgaatcagatgacggctcgttagaaggcctaagaagaacattgacctgctgaaaaggttgttggtgccaccagggagagaactaaaacatgcaggatgccctTGAGGGCATACACATACACTGTTTCCCAGATGGGAAACAGTGTATGTTTCTGTGGAAACATACACTTTCCACAGAAAGTGTATGTTTCTGTGGAAAATGAgtccaaattatttgtggaaaatccGTCTTTTCGAAGACTACATGTAgtggaaatgtaaaatattggaggaaaaaaaaaatcctcacttGTGGAAGCTGAAATGCACATGGGCACAATGCTCTTTGACACCCAACTAACTGGCGATTGCAAACCACCCAATCCAGGAAcgccatttattttcctcagcactgattggctgtactcCCCAAGTGAAGAGGTAAGGAATACAGTTGATATTAACTTGTGTGGTAAGACTGAGAcggtttccactgtgtgtacTATTGAGGTACTGTTAGAGACTGAACTGAGAGTTCTAGGCATCTTCAGAGGCGGTCTTGAGTATTTTAGCCTTTCAGAGACCGCTGTGGTCCCTTAGAAAGACAACACAACCATTGGCCCTCTGTAAGAACAAATTGTGCATACCCATGGCAACACATGCAGTAATACTGAAGAAACAAGAGCTACAACAATAAATGATAgaagattt
The sequence above is a segment of the Gambusia affinis linkage group LG17, SWU_Gaff_1.0, whole genome shotgun sequence genome. Coding sequences within it:
- the tnca gene encoding tenascin isoform X6, translating into MGSQSLLGCLLLFTLMSLSTAGLVRKVLRHRRQTLSPHTEHNATLPSVGHPMVFSHVYNINVPASSLCSVDLEASEGTQVHPKDVTPVPPGHHVTEHTLNGENQIVFTHRINIPRQACGCTDDFPGLKDLVSRLEMLEGEVSALRDQCSSEQLTGELGTKPYCNGHGNYSAETCGCICDPGWRGPNCTEAECPGRCQDRGRCVDGKCVCYKGFDGQDCALEICPEVCGAHGHCVGGVCVCSDGFFGEDCSQSRCLNNCLGRGRCEEGDCVCDEPWTGFDCSELICPKDCYDRGRCVNGTCHCDEGFSGEDCGEHSCPNNCRGNGFCVDGKCICTAGYSGEDCSQLTCLNDCNGRGMCFNGLCICDSGYQGEDCSQLACLNNCNNRGQCINGRCSCDVGFLGDDCGELSCPNNCRLKGRCVNGQCVCDEGFAGEDCSVRICPSNCYGRGECIKGRCVCHVGFVGDDCSQLSCPNNCRDRGRCVDGQCVCDEGFSGEDCGKKACPNDCLARGHCLDGKCFCQEGYTGDDCSVLACPDNCNNRGRCVNGRCLCESGYEGESCADLSCINNCHDKGRCVNGQCFCDEGYIREDCSEVSPPKTLTVGDVSTETVDLSWNNEMLVTEYLVTYVPTSPGGLLMEFTVPGDKTAATVKELEPGIEYLISVYAVLSNKRSIPVSARVVTDLPQPEGLRFKSVRETSVEVVWDQLDISFDSWEIYFRNTKEENGKVVSTLPPSQTDFLQSGLGPGQEYEVSISIVKNNTRGPQTSKTVTTKIDSPRQVEAKDVTDSSALISWYLPVAPVDRVTMFYMPSSDPSDETTVDVSPPDKQYNTDNLRPDTEYTVSIISRRGEATSDPVTTTFTTALDPPTDAQAVSQTDDSITLEWTNSQADVSSYRVKYSPISGSAHGEKVFPRGSGHTTRATITGLKPGTEYGVGVTAVKNERESLPATTNAATDLDPPRDFRAVRPTETSLTVAWQKPQAKVGGYRLAYMSRDGQAEQVEIPASESSYVLPNLLPGTSYTLTLAAERGHRRSKPVSLTASTGLSAPRGLRFTEVTDSTAVVHWSIPRFPVDNYRITYVPFEGGSPLIVTADGGVSEMVLINMFPGKTYQVTLSSLKGLEESEPSTGTVTTALDSPRGLTVINVTDTSALLLWQPSVATVDGYVITYSADAVSPVVEHVSGNIVEFQMNTLVPGTLYRVGVYGVKEAQRSASTVTEFSTDVDPPRDLMAVNVQTDSATLTWQPPTAAVSGYVLTFFSSDDAIREVMLSPTASSYSMSQLTGSTEYSVRLQAISGGQRSRYITTTFSTSKAGQMHARPRDCAQILSNGETTSGLYTVYIGGEESQPIQVYCDMTTDGGGWLVFLRRQNGKLEFFRNWKSYTAGFGNMSDEFWLGLSNLQKITSLGHYELRVDLRDNGESAYAQYDKFTLAEPRTRYKVYLGAYSGTAGDSMSYHQGRPFSTYDNDNDIAVTNCALSYKGAFWYKNCHRVNLMGKYGDSSHSKGINWFHWKGHEHSIEFAEMKIRPANFNNLESRKK
- the tnca gene encoding tenascin isoform X5, whose amino-acid sequence is MGSQSLLGCLLLFTLMSLSTAGLVRKVLRHRRQTLSPHTEHNATLPSVGHPMVFSHVYNINVPASSLCSVDLEASEGTQVHPKDVTPVPPGHHVTEHTLNGENQIVFTHRINIPRQACGCTDDFPGLKDLVSRLEMLEGEVSALRDQCSSEQLTGELGTKPYCNGHGNYSAETCGCICDPGWRGPNCTEAECPGRCQDRGRCVDGKCVCYKGFDGQDCALEICPEVCGAHGHCVGGVCVCSDGFFGEDCSQSRCLNNCLGRGRCEEGDCVCDEPWTGFDCSELICPKDCYDRGRCVNGTCHCDEGFSGEDCGEHSCPNNCRGNGFCVDGKCICTAGYSGEDCSQLTCLNDCNGRGMCFNGLCICDSGYQGEDCSQLACLNNCNNRGQCINGRCSCDVGFLGDDCGELSCPNNCRLKGRCVNGQCVCDEGFAGEDCSVRICPSNCYGRGECIKGRCVCHVGFVGDDCSQLSCPNNCRDRGRCVDGQCVCDEGFSGEDCGKKACPNDCLARGHCLDGKCFCQEGYTGDDCSVLACPDNCNNRGRCVNGRCLCESGYEGESCADLSCINNCHDKGRCVNGQCFCDEGYIREDCSEVSPPKTLTVGDVSTETVDLSWNNEMLVTEYLVTYVPTSPGGLLMEFTVPGDKTAATVKELEPGIEYLISVYAVLSNKRSIPVSARVVTDLPQPEGLRFKSVRETSVEVVWDQLDISFDSWEIYFRNTKEENGKVVSTLPPSQTDFLQSGLGPGQEYEVSISIVKNNTRGPQTSKTVTTKIDSPRQVEAKDVTDSSALISWYLPVAPVDRVTMFYMPSSDPSDETTVDVSPPDKQYNTDNLRPDTEYTVSIISRRGEATSDPVTTTFTTALDPPTDAQAVSQTDDSITLEWTNSQADVSSYRVKYSPISGSAHGEKVFPRGSGHTTRATITGLKPGTEYGVGVTAVKNERESLPATTNAATDLDPPRDFRAVRPTETSLTVAWQKPQAKVGGYRLAYMSRDGQAEQVEIPASESSYVLPNLLPGTSYTLTLAAERGHRRSKPVSLTASTEAEPEVDQIFVSDITADGFRLSWTADEDQFDRFLIKIRDSKRLAHPQEHNVHGSERTKVITGLMSGTEYEFELYGLSLDQRSQPITGVVQTGLSAPRGLRFTEVTDSTAVVHWSIPRFPVDNYRITYVPFEGGSPLIVTADGGVSEMVLINMFPGKTYQVTLSSLKGLEESEPSTGTVTTALDSPRGLTVINVTDTSALLLWQPSVATVDGYVITYSADAVSPVVEHVSGNIVEFQMNTLVPGTLYRVGVYGVKEAQRSASTVTEFSTDVDPPRDLMAVNVQTDSATLTWQPPTAAVSGYVLTFFSSDDAIREVMLSPTASSYSMSQLTGSTEYSVRLQAISGGQRSRYITTTFSTSKAGQMHARPRDCAQILSNGETTSGLYTVYIGGEESQPIQVYCDMTTDGGGWLVFLRRQNGKLEFFRNWKSYTAGFGNMSDEFWLGLSNLQKITSLGHYELRVDLRDNGESAYAQYDKFTLAEPRTRYKVYLGAYSGTAGDSMSYHQGRPFSTYDNDNDIAVTNCALSYKGAFWYKNCHRVNLMGKYGDSSHSKGINWFHWKGHEHSIEFAEMKIRPANFNNLESRKK